The genome window AGGATATAATTCTTGCGCCAGGCCCATTGTGTCATTCCCTATCATTGTTTGCTGCTACTCATGCGCTTCATATTGGCGCAACCTTACAACTAACAGAAACTTTTAAACCAATGGTATTAAATGACAGGAAGGCAACAGTTGTTTATGCGGTCCCAACAATGATTCATGGGTTTATTGAACAAACCGTGAATCCAGTTCAGGAAAAGATCGTCTTCTTATTATCTGGGGCGAAGTTGCAACCTGAATTAAGAAGGAGACTGCAGCATGTTTTTCCTAAAAGTGTTGTCTATGAATATTTTGGTGCTTCTGAATTAAGTTTTATTTCTTATGCCTCCAATGATGTGACAGATTGGTATCCCGACAGTGTTGGCAAACCATTTCCTGGAGTTAAGGTAACGATACGGGATCAGGAAATGAAGCGAGTTACAAACGGCGAAATAGGTGAAGTCTTTATTGAAAGTGACTTTTTATTTACTAGCTATCTTCATAACAGCGAAGAAACAGAGAAAGTATTAACGGATTATGGTGCAACCGTTGGTGATTTAGGTTTTATCAATGATGCAGGAATCCTTACCATTGTAGGAAGAAAAAAACATATGATTATTAGTGGCGGGCTAAATGTTTATCCAGAAGAAGTAGAGAAAGTGATGGAGGAAATTGCGGCCGTTCAAGAAGCTGTCGTTATCGGTATAGACGATGATTATTGGGGGCAAAAAGTAATCGCACTAGTTAAATGGAAAAAACAAGCAGAATTAGAAAAATTACAGGCGCATTGTCATGCACATTTACCTAACTATAAATGCCCAAAGGAATTTTATGAAGTGGACGATTTTCCATATACGTCCACAGGAAAAATTGCACGAAACGATGTCGCATTACAGATTGCGAGGTATACATCATGAACACACCTGTAATTGTACAAGCAAAACGGACTGCAGTTGGTAAAATAGGCGGGATGTTTAAAAACATTCCCCCTGAAAATTTAGGAGCTGCCGTAATTAGGGAAATAATCGTGGAAAGTAGCATTAATCCTCATTCTATTGATGAAGTGATTCTCGGGAATGCTGTTGGGCCTGGCGGGAACATTGCACGGCTTACAGCATTAACTGCTGGTATTCCGGTCGATGTTCCTGCAGTTACCGTTGACCGCCAATGCGGATCCGGATTAGAAGCAATCAATATAGCATGCCGAAATATTCAATCTGGAGCAGGAGATATCTATATTGCAGGTGGTATTGAAAGTAGCAGCCTTGCTCCATGGAAGCTGGAAAAGCCCACCTCTCTCTACGGGGCGCCAACTTTATTTACACGTGCACGCTTTTCACCCGAATCCATTGGGGATCCTGATATGGGAATAGCTGCTGAAAATGTTGCAGAAGCTTATCAAATTTCACGCGAGGAACAAGACTTATTCGCATACAACAGCCATCAGAAAGCAATCACAGCAAGAGACGCGGGTCGGTTTTTAGATGAAATCGTTGATCTGCAGGGAAAAAACGACGATGAATGTCCGCGACCACAATTAACAATGAGTACACTCACTAAGCTTCGCCCTGTTTTTAAAGAAAATGGAACAGTAACAGCTGGCAATGCTTGTCCTGTGAATGACGGGGCTGCAGCTGTTCTAATAATGTCCGAGCAAAAATGTCTGGAGTTTGGTCTTCAGCCTCTTTTAAAATTTGTTGATGCAACGAGTGCAGGCGTAGACCCTAACCTGCTCGGAATCGGTCCAGTTCCTGCTGTGAGAAAGCTATTAAAGAGAGCACAATTAACTATCACAGATGTTGATTTAGTAGAATTAAATGAAGCATTTGCTTCCCAAGTGTTGGCTTCCCAGCAGCAACTCGGCATTTCCGATGACAAATTAAATGTCGGTGGAGGCGCCCTTGCCTTTGGGCACCCTTATGGTGCATCAGGGGCAATCCTTGTCACACGTCTTTTAACTGAAATACAACGTCTTCAAGGTAAGTATGCCATCGCCACACTAGGTATTGGTGGAGGTTTAGGACTTGCTACGTTATTCGAAAGGTATAAAAGTTCATGATTAAAGCTGGATTTATTACAGATACAGTTGCAATCAATGTTACAAGAGAACACGTACGTAAATATGCGGAAGCTATCGGAGAAGAAAATCCAATTTTTCATAGCCTGGAAGCAGCAAGAAATGCCGGCTATGCCAATCTAGTTTTACCAGCAACATACCCTACTTTGTTTTGGCAAAAAATAGAAATCCCGTGGCTCAAGAATCAATCTCCATTGATTCAAACTGAGCAAGTATTCGAGTACTTGGAAGCCTTGGTGGCAAATCAAACATATATGTGCCAAATTACCGTTTTGAATGTGCGGCAAAAGGAAAGGAAGCTTTTTTCAAAAAATGAATTACGCATAAACCGAGATGGTAGAACTGTTGCCACAAGTAATACAACACTTATGCTTGTATTGGAGTGATCGTAATGGATAAGAATTTGGAAGGATTTTTCCCGAAGACTTTCGTGATTCTAATAACAAACAAAATGGTAGAAAACTATGCAAATGTTTCGCATGATTGGAATCCAATTCACCTGTCCATCGAGGCCGCAAAGCAAGCTGGTTATCCCCAAAAGGTGGTACACGGCATGTTGTCAATGGCTATCAGTTCCAGACTAGTATCGCCTTTACTTGGACAATCCTGGATGATCCAATTCCATCAAATAAAATTAATAGCACCCCTATATGTAGATGATTTATTAATTATCACAGGGTCTTTAGTGGATCATTATGAACTGAAAATTCATGGGGAAAACC of Oceanobacillus zhaokaii contains these proteins:
- a CDS encoding AMP-binding protein; this translates as MGIGRDLKGIAQKNPEKAAILFEAQVITYADFYRTICQIQLNLLSLSRKNNPQKVAILIGNEPAFLELYFAVLTLGWIAIPFDPKWRKRDIVKIMKTADPDLIIISEHFPESISNMFDKSYGIETLKEPSDNMIVRDWNHNDNAAFYLGFTSGSTGTPKGFIRNHKSWLTSFSVAEQIFQYNQEDIILAPGPLCHSLSLFAATHALHIGATLQLTETFKPMVLNDRKATVVYAVPTMIHGFIEQTVNPVQEKIVFLLSGAKLQPELRRRLQHVFPKSVVYEYFGASELSFISYASNDVTDWYPDSVGKPFPGVKVTIRDQEMKRVTNGEIGEVFIESDFLFTSYLHNSEETEKVLTDYGATVGDLGFINDAGILTIVGRKKHMIISGGLNVYPEEVEKVMEEIAAVQEAVVIGIDDDYWGQKVIALVKWKKQAELEKLQAHCHAHLPNYKCPKEFYEVDDFPYTSTGKIARNDVALQIARYTS
- a CDS encoding thiolase family protein, which translates into the protein MNTPVIVQAKRTAVGKIGGMFKNIPPENLGAAVIREIIVESSINPHSIDEVILGNAVGPGGNIARLTALTAGIPVDVPAVTVDRQCGSGLEAINIACRNIQSGAGDIYIAGGIESSSLAPWKLEKPTSLYGAPTLFTRARFSPESIGDPDMGIAAENVAEAYQISREEQDLFAYNSHQKAITARDAGRFLDEIVDLQGKNDDECPRPQLTMSTLTKLRPVFKENGTVTAGNACPVNDGAAAVLIMSEQKCLEFGLQPLLKFVDATSAGVDPNLLGIGPVPAVRKLLKRAQLTITDVDLVELNEAFASQVLASQQQLGISDDKLNVGGGALAFGHPYGASGAILVTRLLTEIQRLQGKYAIATLGIGGGLGLATLFERYKSS
- a CDS encoding FAS1-like dehydratase domain-containing protein — translated: MIKAGFITDTVAINVTREHVRKYAEAIGEENPIFHSLEAARNAGYANLVLPATYPTLFWQKIEIPWLKNQSPLIQTEQVFEYLEALVANQTYMCQITVLNVRQKERKLFSKNELRINRDGRTVATSNTTLMLVLE
- a CDS encoding MaoC family dehydratase, whose amino-acid sequence is MDKNLEGFFPKTFVILITNKMVENYANVSHDWNPIHLSIEAAKQAGYPQKVVHGMLSMAISSRLVSPLLGQSWMIQFHQIKLIAPLYVDDLLIITGSLVDHYELKIHGENQHRQVVIKGRLSLRQRV